AACTTTAATTCATTAGTGAGATAAATGCTCCACTTTTGTCTCCATTTTAAAACTCCCATATGGTGTCGTGATGGATACTTCATCTCTATTTCGCTATGCCACTGTTATGGCGAATTACCTTGCCGAAGTTTTTCTATCTCGTCCGGTCAATAACTTCTTTATGGTGTCTTTGACTCCTGATTTGACGTATTGGAATTGATACGGATCTTTTGGAAAGATTTTGTGTTATACTTCGTGCCTTATTCAGCCAACACGTGTGGGGTGTCCTTTCAGTTACTACAGTGAATTAATTTAGAACGATTGGCTACGCAAAATTGTCAGATATTATATCGCAGTCAACAGGGTCTGCATGTTTTCCTAAAGACTGGGATCATGCTGGGTTGCTTCAAACCGCTTCGTACATTTACATTATTGTTGCCTCACCAATATCCAGTGAATTCCATATTTCagtggaaaagaaagagaagaagaaggaacggAAATGAGGTTACTAACCGGCATCTGAAGCTGGGTACAGAGCACCCATAGCAATATCCCACTTCTCTCTTGATATAAACTGATGCATAGGGGCTCCAGATTGGATGTTTttcatttcatgggatcaagctTACTCGAGCCAGGTGTGTCATTAATGGGTCCTGGTGCTATTCCATTGACTTTTATATCAAAATCAGTTCCCCACTCCAATGCCAATGACCTTGTCATGGCATTAATAGCTGCCTGTTCAGATAAAAAGACAAAATCTCATCACCTGAATCATTTCTATGACAGTCAAAAGAGAGATTATAGTGATGTGGGGCAGAAACATAAGATGTAAATGAAATTTACTAAAAACAaatataagagcatctccaatgcaagggaTAGAGGTCTTAAATTAgtatgacacataggatttaatACTTTTTTTCACCAAAGTTTCATCTCCAATGCAAAGGTGAGGGTCATAGGTAAGATGACATGGCTAAAGTtggggtaaaggagaaagtctaaATAAGACTTCCTTCATCACCTTGGGTCATAAGTCCACATCATCTTTTGTGTCTAGATTTAGACAAAAAATGTAATATAGTACCTTGGGAATTGGAGATGCATTTTAGGTAGAGAGcttttctctttattattttttgtgttaTAGTAAATGGCCCACAcccaaaaaatataaataagacatccacataggatgaccttgacctctagcattggagatgctctaagattGTTGCTAACCTTAGCTGCGGATACATGGATTTCATACCAAGTCACTGAATAATGTAAAGTGGCGCTTATGTTCAGAATGGTTCCACCACCCGATGTGTCCTCCCTTCCTGGACCTCCTTTCTTAACATACTTCAACGCTTCATAACACATTCTAAATGTGCCAACAATGTCAATGTCCATAACTACAAATAAGTAAAATTAAGAATCACACGAGCTCAACCTCTAAACTACTAGAAGCATGTCATGCCATGTATCCTTTTCTGTGGAAATcattgagtttgtttttttatatccatctccttcaaattaaacacaaacctTAAATGAATCCATATTCGTAACCAATAAACGAAAGCTTAATGGCAGTTAAATGAAAATATGAACCTGTTTTAAAGGGATCTGTGAAGGACCACCATTGGAACGCCTAACAAATTCGTTAGCAATACAAATTGCGTTCCCAAAAAGCTGGTAAACACCTCGTTGAAGTTTAACCATAATTTCATAAAAGAGAGGGTTGTAGGGATCGTATAAAGGAAAGGGAAGACCAGCCCGCAACTGACCAAGAGTAACCAACAACCTAGTTGAAGTCTAGGTTTCAGCCTGTATCCAGCGGAAATTCAATTTCATAGACTTGGTTGTTGTGATGGGAGGGGTGACTGAGGAATCGACTGCAGGATTTAAAGTCTGACCCAGTTTTTGAAACTCTGCTTTGAACTCCTCAAGAGTCCTAGAAGCAGTGGGAGCAGAAATCTTCTTGGGAGCCATTAATGGGAAAAGAAGAAGCTTGGGATTTGCAGAGAAGAAATGAAGAGAGAGTAGAGAAGATGGAAAAGGTTGAAAGAGGAGAAAACGTAGAGAAGTAAAGCATTTATAAGGAAACCGGTCATATACCTGGTTGAGGAATATGGACCGGTGATCAACGGTTGCACGAGAAAGGTTTCACGTGGAGAGCATTGAAAGGAAGACAATGCGGTTAGATAACCACGAATGGTTCTTATTCCACTCTCACGTCGTTCGAgtagaataagaaaaggcaaaatatAGTTACCGAAAGGACATCAGCCACGTGTTCGTAGGAGAAGACACGAAGTATGACTGAGAAAACCGTCATAAGATTTTGTATCATTCCCCAAATATCCCCGTTAGGGACATGTCAAATCAAGAGTTAGGGTCGTCATTATTACCGATTAGCGAGGCGAAGCAAGGAAATCCATTGCGAAGTAATACTTTGTGGTAAGGAAACTCGTCAGAAGAACCGTGTTCTCGAAGAATGAGATGAAGTATCCAGCACGACACCAATCACGAAATCAATGTGGCGAAGAGAGGTTACTTGGCTGAAAAGATATTCCGCGAAGTCGGTAAATTATTGGGCAAGAAAAGGGACAACTATCCCGACAAGATCTCAGAGTCGACAACgaaagaaggaaaaataatttatgGAAAATGGTCTTGGGGAAGAAAAGAATTCATCCACGAGATTAATGAGACTTCgggcgaagtaaaatgagttgtagTCCATTAAGACAATTTTATCTATAAATAGAGGTCTTTGGGCAATGTAAAAGGGGGAGATTAAAGTTAGAGAGATAATAGTTTGGCTTAGAGTTGGAGATTAGAGTTTCCTTAGTATCAGAAACTTGTAATCTCGATACATTTGAATGATAAATAAACAATTAAATTTTTATTCTAATTTGGGTGTgttactggatttccagtagttacaagGATATACTGCTGCTACTGAGTACTACAATTGTATTACCACCGTGTTTCCTTAGCTAAGCTTATAAACTCATTTAAAGGATGTTTACTACTATAGGAACATTAACTAAGTTACAAGCATATCTCGGAATCCAAAGGATGTTTTTTCTCCATAATCACccatctcaaaatatttttttcttcatcatcttgtaTTTCTACTACTTTAGTTACTCAATAATTGTActtcttttaaagaaaatcatctattaatttaaccttaatTAATTCATTACACAAAAATAATCAGGAGGGTAGTTTTGGTGTTAAAATAAATATATGGATAATCcagatttacttctaaatgtcttgcCCAAAATAGAACAatggttccaaaaaaaaaaaacaatggtcCCTAGAAAATCGTTCTTCTTTTACATTATTGCTAGTCTAGGGGTGAGCATAGGCCGGTATTGTCGAGTTTTGACCTCATCCGCATCAAGACCAATTAATTACGTATTTCAAATTTAGCATGCACACCCAATCCAACATCCAGTGGATGCACAAATGAACGGATTGGGTACAGATAATCCAACAGAATTGTTTCTGTTAAAATTTATAGTGAGGAAACAAATACAACATAGACGACTTTTTATAGAACCTACACATTCTATGTGTATATAAGTATAAAAGTGTCATGGACAAGACTCCAAGCAAACACGTTACGAATTACTGTACTAGTtatatattttctaaaaactatataaataacCTAAATCTAACGGTTATGGATGTCCAATGTATTTTCAAGATTGCATCCAAACCCAATCAATAATCCAATTGGATTGCAAAACTCTTATCCGCATCCGATCCAAAAGTGAACTGTTACGACATCCATCCGCAAAAAAAACGTTGGTCTCTATTAAATCCACGTATTACGGGTCAAATGTTCACACCTACCGCTAGAAGACTAAAAGGAAATTTCAATGGATGATACCTTTAATCTAGTAGGTCCAGAAGGAGATTGTTTCCTACCATAACCATACGTCTCTTTATATTCGAAGTATTGGATCCGGTGAAGATGGGGATTCGAATGGGGTTAGTCTTGTGTGGTAAGTTAGAGTCAATGAGGTTCCGTGTCAACTTAATTTTCTACCCAAAGAAAGTTAGAATAAGTCTAGAAGATTGACTTCGAAGTATCACTGAAAATTCAAATAATTGACCAACTTCCAGACTAACTTGCTTCTTTCTTATATACTAGTATATATCGGTAAGCCATTCTATCACCAAACGAAAATTTAGCCATGAATTCATTTAACGTTCATCTCATttttatgttcttcttcaccCAATTCCTCATATTTTCTCATGGGTGCCATGACAATGAAAGAGAAGCTCTTTTGAAGTTCAAATCATCCCTTGCCATATACCCTCCAACTCTTTTGTCTTCATGGCAACAAGGCCACATCTACCGAAATTGTTGCAACTGGCATGGAGTTGAGTGCTCTCATGAGACTTTACATGTTATTTCAGTGGATCTCCGAGACAAAAATCGTGAGAATCACAGAGATGGAGCAAACTATGGAATCTATAGGCTTCCAGCGCCAAGTGCATCATTAATAGGTAAAATCTCTCCTTTCCTCTTCAACCTTACACATCTTGAGTATCTTGATCTCAGTTTCAATAATTTTCAACTTTCACATATCCCCCATCAGTTTAACAATCTCAAAAATCTCACTTATCTAGATATTTCATATTCATCGTTCTCTGGATCGATTACAACACAGTTGAGCAACCTATCTTCTCTGCAATACCTCAATTTATCTTCCTTAGATGACTTTGATTACCCTGACTCTTACCTTACATCACCATCCTTGAACTGGGTGACAGGGTTGCACAACCTTAAGGTACTATCTTTGAGCGGTGTTGATCTTTTTGATCCCTCAAAAAACAACTTTGGCCAACCTTTTTCGTATCTTTCCAATCTTAGGGTTGTTGATCTCTCTGGCTGCAATATTTCCACCACAGTATTCCCTGAGTTTCACAATCATTCTCGTCTATCCTCTCTTGTAATGTCCAACAATCCAAACCTTCAACCAACAATCCCCATACAACTGGCTAATTTAACTTCCCTTTCTAAACTTGACTTAGCGCGTTGTGATCTACAAGGTTCCATTCCATATCTTCCTCAAGTAGAAGAGCTTTTCGTAAATCATAATTCTGGTCTTCATCCTAACCTATCTAGCATGTTTGTAAAACAATGGCCTAAACTACAAAGACTTGACATATCCTACACCAAAGTAATGGGACCAATTCCGAGTTCAATTTCTTCAAATGCTCCGTCATTAGTCGATCTTAAAGCCCCTTCATGTTCAATGCAAGGATCTATACCTTCTTCTTAAATATGCAACATCTCTTCTCTTGAGTCTGTCTTATTGAATGATAACAATTTAACGGGAACAATACCACACTGTATCACCAAACTCCGAAACCTTAGGTACTTTGATGTTTCCGACAACTCTATTGGTGGCAACGTCTCTGCAATCAATGAACTAAACCTTGATACCATAATATTAGACCCAAACAACCTAACCGTCGATAACGGCCAACATGTGTCTAAATTTCAACTACAGACGCGAAGACTGAGATCATGCAATCTTAAAGGGTTCATTCCTAGTTTCATTTGTAACTTTAGTCTTCTTCAGAATTTAGATTTGTCTAGTAACAACCTGACAGGAGCTATACCTTTTTGCATCTTCAAAATGAATAACCTCTCTCTCTTAGATCTCTCGCGAAACAACCTTCAAGGAACATTACCTCCTAGTCTTCATCTCAAGTACGACAGTAACTCAGGATTAGATTTATCACACAACAGCTTGCATGGGGCACTTCCTCTTCCACCTAAAATTTTCAACACTTTTGATTTGTCGCATAATAACTTCAGTGGCGAAATCTCGATAGAGACCGGAGAAAGATTATCTAGCGCGCCGTATGTTTCTTTATCTAGTAATCAACTTTCAGGTTCAATTCCGTTTTCTATGTGTTCCAGGGAATCAGATTCCTTAGGTCCTGTTAGTATTGATCTGTCGAACAACAAAATATCAGGCGTTATACCTACTAGTATGGGGAATTGTCGCAATCTTTTGTCGCTAAATCTTGGAACCAACAATCTCACCGGAAGTGTTCCAAAGGAGCTTCAAGCACTAACACTGGTCACTCTCCTGTTAAATGACAACAAACTCGAGGGTGCTGTTCTTAATTCTGTCAGTAAACTTCACGACTTGAAAATTATCAACCTAGCTAATAACAACTTCCAAGGAAGTATGCCCGCTGCATTTGGTTCACTATATTCCATTAGAATCCTCTCCTTGAGGTCAAATAAATTCAACGGGTCAATTCCTGAAGAGATTATTCATTTCTCTAAGCTTCAGATTTTAGACTTGTCGAGTAACTATTTCAGTGGGCAACTCCCTAGAAGAATAGGAAACTTGGAGATGCTAACCAGTAGACCTAATAGCACACTCTTGCTTGAATACGGTGTTGACGTGAAACTGGAAATGGTGATTAAAGGGATTGCGATACAGCTTGAAAATTTGTATGATTATAGTTCTGGAATNNNNNNNNNNNNNNNNNNNNNNNNNNNNNNNNNNNNNNNNNNNNNNNNNNNNNNNNNNNNNNNNNNNNNNNNNNNNNNNNNNNNNNNNNNNNNNNNNNNNGATATATCATGCAACATTCTCGAAGGGAGCATCCCACAAGACATAAGTCTACTGAAAGGGCTTTCCATGCTTAATCTTTCACATAATGTATTCTCTGGTGTAATCCCAGCGAGTGTCGGAAACATGACAGGCTTAGAGTCCTTGGATTTGAGTTTCAACAAACTGTTTGGAAAAATACCAGAGTCTTTGGCATCACTAGATTCTCTTGGGTTTCTGAATTTGTCTTACAATAACTTGAGTGGCAGGATCCCAAGAGGACTTCACTTAGATACATTAAGCGGAGATGGTTCTGCATATGTCAACAACAGTTTTCTATGTGGGATCCCTACAAATAACATTTGTGAGGGTGATCAGGGTACTAATACTACTGATATTTCGAGTCCTCcaaatgattttgaagaagatgcAAAAGAGAAGTTGTTGTTATGTGCCATTGTCGCTGTGGGGTTTGTAGTCGGGTTTTGGGGTCTGTTCTTTGTTTTGCTGTTAAAGAAAGAGAAATGGTGGTTTCCTTATTAGAGATTAGTAGGTATTGTTGCAGGGAGAGTTGATAGATGTGTGTTAGGGATGTAATTGCCATTGTAACTATCGCTCAAATGCtgaaaacaaattttgtttcGGCTCTACTCAATTTTTCTACTTATAAGAATTGCAAACCGTGATTTTTTATGCCCACTATCTTTAATAAGATTCTAAACCCTGCATATTATAAAAGCAGTTTCAGAAGTCTGAACTAAATTTTAAACCTCACCAAGACTCCGAAATGATTACAAAGGCTGATTTTGCTCTAACTGCACATATAGCTTGATACGCATTTGAAGCCTCACACTGGATGCATAGCCTTGAAGACCGAAAAGGTACTTAAATTCATCAGTGATGGGTTTTTGTTGTCACTTACTACTACATTTTACTGCGGGTTGGAACTCCACTTTCAGGGGCTAGTGCACCAGATCTTGATCTCTTCTCCACACTTCGAGACATTTCCTTTACTGCCTCTTTTGAAACATGGGAGGCCCGGTTGAACAAGTCTCCTCCATCGACCACTAGTATTGTTCCATTGATGTGTTTAGCTAATAATTCATGATAAAAAAGGTGAATATGTTAGAACGATAGAATAATGCAGTAAAATATATCGTAGTCAACGGGATTtacatgtttttttgttttttttaaattgGGATCCTGCTGGGTTGCTTCAAAACCATTTCGAACATTTTCAATATGTTACGACTATCGGTGACATTCAGTGAATTCCATTTCTCatacgaaaagaaaaaaaatgaagaagtgAAGAACCTATAAGGATTGAGGAGGAAGTTACTAACCTGCATCTGAAGCTAGGTAAAGAGCAGCGATAGCAATATCCCACTTCTCTCCTGATATAAACCGATGCATGGGGGCTCCAGATTGGTTGTTTTTCATTGTTGGGatcttgcaacaatgaacaacacgttagatgtatcaaaaataatatgtaaagaactaATGTGAAACAACTCTACCGAATCAACTTaacgagggaagaatcacaggttcaacaagttgtccttaacacattagttcgcgggtatactcgagttgagtaatgctaaacccctcacagcgaacatgtgtccaggataagactgcccgatataacttgagttaaaaCAACGCAAGTTACACattcttgaactcagcaacggggatgaaagTAAAACTCCGCACaaacaaagaaagaagatgataaaAGAATTGATTCTTGTGTATttagaaaacagaatttcgacttgtatttataggatgaaatactttcaaatcaagttaggctcgccaaaaataaatccgtgtagaagagggacttggtgcatggcatacgcgtgtattgcatgggttgaaaaatatatttttctcCACCCGCTCAACCCagattgttttacaacatatccataagAATATGTTTATATAGTGGAACTCCTTGTCTATTgtacccaatgtgggactaaagaaagattcattcactcataaaatgAGCAAGTATCCTTAGACCCATAGGTCactagatcaaaccacaccaagaccaaaacatATTTTATTAAAAACTCATTTTTCTCCGACATTCATTTTATGGGGATCAAGCTTACTCAAGCCAGGAGTATCATTAATGGGTCCTGGTGCTATTCCATTGACTCTTATATCATAATCAGTTCCCCACTCCAATGTCAATGACCTTGGCATGGCATCAATAACTGCCTATTCagagaaaaaaaactaaatttcATCACCTGAATCATTTTTATGACGGTAAAAAGGGATCTTTTAGTAATGAGAGTTGATGTTCATCAGATGGAATACTGAAAAGATATACAAGATTGCTGCCAACCTTAGCTTCACATACATGGATTTGATACCAAGTTGCCGAATAATGTAAAGTGACGCTTATGTTCAGAATGGTTCCACCGCCAGATGTTTCCCTTCCTAGACCTCGTTTCTTTATATATTTCAGAGCTTCATGGCACATTCTAAATGTGCCAACAGTATCAATGTCCATAACTTCAAAGAGTACCTCCACATAATTAGTTCACAAAATCACAGCTCAATCTCTAGTATACTAAAAGCATGTCGCACCATCTATTTTTTCGTGTAGAAATCATTGGAAGATAAAGAGCTATAAATTATGTATCAACTAATCGCACTCCAACCGTCCAGACAGATAGGTaaagaggaaaaaaataaaaaattaaaaggaacctgTTTTGAAGCCATTAGGGGATAAATTCTCAGCAGGCACAAGAAAATTTCCGGCCGCAACATTAACAAGAATGCCAATCCTCCCAAAATGTGCAAAAGTTGCATCGACAACTCTGGTTGCATCTTCGTTCTTACCAACATCTCCTACAAACGCAATTGCCTGAAAAACCATAAACATTGAACTGATGATGAAGCTCAGATGTGAACTCAAAAGTCCAACTACTAATCAACTATTACTacggaaatcaatttccaaatGTCACACACAATAGCAAGTAACAAAAATTAGAGGTAATTCTTATGAAAATGAAGCTGAATTCAATGAAACCCAGCAGTAACAAATTAAAATCCTTATATCAGATTTTGTACAAATTTGACATACAATATAgattaaaaatataaattggaaaTCAAAACATCGATTAAGATCTGGGTATGTGCTTTCCATTTACTTGGATACCGAGGGAGCGAAGAGAAGAGACGGCATAATGAAGAACAGATTTGCGTCTGCCCATGATAGCAACAGAAGCACCATGTTTACCAAATTCGTTAGTAATCTCAAACCCAATTCTTGATCCTCCTTCAGTAATCAAAGCTACTTTACCTTTCACTATATCAACCTTGAATGGAGACTCCATTTCCACAGTTGTTGTAAAATCTAAAAAAGTGTCGGTCGGCCTCCTTGTTGTTCTACGTCAAATAGAAAAAAGCATACGTGAGTTAGAGTATAATACAGGTAGTTAAAGCTTTTCTCGTTTCAAGTGGTTTATTTTATTGTTTAACATGACGGATATATCCCTGGTATAATGTTGAAATGACCAGATTTAACTTGAGTCTCCAAATGTTAAAACCACGGTGTGTCTAGCACAGCCGAAAAAAAAAGATTATGAGTATGTGTTGAGGAAAGAGGCACGATATCATCGTCATGGAAGAAAGGGTAACTAGTACGACCGTTGTCACGGTGGGAGAGCCGATCGAAGAAGAATTTGAAGATAGGGTTTGTCTGCGATTATTTTCGTCTCGTTTAAGAAAATGTGATAGTTTCACCCCGTTTCATAACGAGTGATACTTTTGCCTCGTATCAGAAAAAGTAATACTTTCTCCCTGTTTcgtaaaaaatgatactttcgcctcgtttcggaaaaagtgatactttcgccccgtttcagaaaaagtatttaagtatcattttttccgaaacggagcgaaagtatcacttttcctgaaacagagCGAAAGATCACTTTTCCCAAAACGGAGTGAAAATATTACTTTTCCTGAAACAggatgtgaaagtatcactttttgtgaaacggaaaattagt
Above is a window of Papaver somniferum cultivar HN1 unplaced genomic scaffold, ASM357369v1 unplaced-scaffold_45, whole genome shotgun sequence DNA encoding:
- the LOC113342599 gene encoding LRR receptor-like serine/threonine-protein kinase FLS2 produces the protein MNNLSLLDLSRNNLQGTLPPSLHLKYDSNSGLDLSHNSLHGALPLPPKIFNTFDLSHNNFSGEISIETGERLSSAPYVSLSSNQLSGSIPFSMCSRESDSLGPVSIDLSNNKISGVIPTSMGNCRNLLSLNLGTNNLTGSVPKELQALTLVTLLLNDNKLEGAVLNSVSKLHDLKIINLANNNFQGSMPAAFGSLYSIRILSLRSNKFNGSIPEEIIHFSKLQILDLSSNYFSGQLPRRIGNLEMLTSRPNSTLLLEYGVDVKLEMVIKGIAIQLENLYDYSSGXDISCNILEGSIPQDISLLKGLSMLNLSHNVFSGVIPASVGNMTGLESLDLSFNKLFGKIPESLASLDSLGFLNLSYNNLSGRIPRGLHLDTLSGDGSAYVNNSFLCGIPTNNICEGDQGTNTTDISSPPNDFEEDAKEKLLLCAIVAVGFVVGFWGLFFVLLLKKEKWWFPY
- the LOC113342600 gene encoding peroxisomal 2,4-dienoyl-CoA reductase-like encodes the protein MESPFKVDIVKGKVALITEGGSRIGFEITNEFGKHGASVAIMGRRKSVLHYAVSSLRSLGIQAIAFVGDVGKNEDATRVVDATFAHFGRIGILVNVAAGNFLVPAENLSPNGFKTVMDIDTVGTFRMCHEALKYIKKRGLGRETSGGGTILNISVTLHYSATWYQIHVCEAKIPTMKNNQSGAPMHRFISGEKWDIAIAALYLASDAAKHINGTILVVDGGDLFNRASHVSKEAVKEMSRSVEKRSRSGALAPESGVPTRSKM